A region from the Myxococcales bacterium genome encodes:
- the rbfA gene encoding 30S ribosome-binding factor RbfA codes for MSAREPSNRTERVAERVREELMRLLLNGEIRDPGAQGVYVSAVQMTSDLKLAKIYVRADPAAPLPRAQKEILRALMRASGFLRSTLAERLGLRYAPALKFYPDEHADRVERVERIFENMHDPDRDPAA; via the coding sequence GTGAGCGCGAGGGAGCCCAGCAATCGAACCGAACGCGTTGCCGAACGTGTGCGCGAAGAGCTCATGCGGCTGTTGCTCAATGGCGAGATCCGCGATCCCGGTGCTCAAGGCGTGTACGTCTCCGCCGTCCAAATGACGTCGGATCTGAAGCTGGCGAAAATATACGTTCGCGCCGACCCGGCGGCGCCACTGCCCAGGGCTCAAAAAGAGATATTACGGGCCCTTATGCGTGCCTCGGGATTTTTGCGCTCTACATTGGCCGAGCGACTGGGTCTGCGCTACGCACCGGCGCTGAAATTTTATCCAGATGAGCATGCCGACCGCGTCGAGCGTGTTGAGCGAATTTTTGAGAACATGCATGACCCTGACCGGGATCCCGCTGCCTAG
- the nusA gene encoding transcription termination/antitermination protein NusA, with amino-acid sequence MRKGELLQQQSSISLDGIIEQVSRDKGIDAKILVETMEQAILTAAKRMFGANRELEAKFNKDTGAVDLFQYMTIVDTVENPERQISTEDAKKAGFEAEVGEELGFQVFYLEDDAGKAKQQDKDFGDLLQFKQHRQGFGRIAAQTAKQVIIQRVRDAERDIIYNEFKERKGEILTGIVRRFERGQNIIVDLGNTEALLPKREQTPRETYRPGDRIVAFLKNIDREARGPQLILSRTDVGLLVKLFEMEVPEIYEGIVRIVAAAREPGARSKIAVSSRDSDVDPVGACVGMKGSRVQAVVQELRGEKIDIVPWDRDPARFVCNAIAPADVARVIIDEGGHAMELVVPDDKLSLAIGRRGQNVRLASQLTGWKLDIISEEKFRRMEEESMTALSLIEGVDEELPRAMYRHGFRSLDEIVGAKDDELSSITGISGDAPLADFRRRASEAMETYRHRGLKKAAADGQPIDEVGRFLLVRGVTQAMAESLLRGGYRSVEDVEREADPDRLAIKTGLDNKRAHAVKSAVAQFLKSEWPEIQEAQRTVQEAQAQAQAEEETSKRAQAEGVASAIAEHAPMQEDSMSLEPTSKET; translated from the coding sequence ATGCGGAAGGGTGAGTTGTTACAACAACAGAGTTCGATTTCCTTGGATGGGATCATTGAGCAGGTGAGCAGAGACAAAGGCATCGATGCAAAGATCCTCGTCGAAACCATGGAGCAGGCCATCCTTACGGCTGCCAAGCGCATGTTTGGAGCCAATCGCGAACTCGAGGCGAAATTCAACAAAGACACGGGAGCGGTGGATCTGTTTCAATACATGACCATTGTGGACACGGTCGAAAACCCGGAGCGGCAGATTTCCACAGAGGATGCAAAGAAGGCTGGATTTGAAGCAGAGGTTGGTGAAGAGCTCGGCTTTCAGGTGTTCTACCTGGAGGACGATGCTGGCAAGGCAAAGCAGCAGGACAAGGACTTTGGCGATCTGCTCCAGTTTAAGCAGCATCGTCAGGGGTTTGGGCGCATTGCCGCGCAAACCGCCAAACAGGTGATCATTCAGCGCGTGCGAGATGCCGAGCGCGATATTATTTATAACGAGTTCAAAGAGCGCAAGGGCGAGATACTGACCGGGATCGTCCGGAGATTTGAGCGCGGGCAAAACATCATTGTGGACCTGGGCAACACCGAGGCGCTTTTGCCGAAACGGGAGCAAACGCCAAGGGAGACGTATCGTCCAGGTGATCGCATCGTGGCGTTTCTCAAGAATATCGATCGCGAGGCGCGGGGGCCCCAGCTCATTCTTTCAAGGACCGATGTGGGGTTGTTGGTGAAGCTGTTTGAGATGGAAGTGCCCGAGATTTACGAGGGCATCGTGCGTATCGTTGCAGCCGCGCGGGAGCCAGGAGCACGCTCGAAAATCGCTGTCAGCAGTCGGGACTCCGACGTCGATCCCGTGGGCGCGTGCGTCGGCATGAAGGGGTCACGGGTCCAAGCTGTGGTGCAGGAACTGCGCGGCGAAAAGATCGATATCGTGCCCTGGGATCGTGATCCCGCTCGGTTTGTATGTAACGCAATTGCGCCGGCTGATGTGGCGCGTGTGATCATTGATGAAGGAGGGCACGCCATGGAGTTGGTCGTGCCAGATGACAAGTTGTCGTTGGCCATTGGTCGGCGCGGCCAGAACGTGCGCCTTGCCTCACAGCTTACCGGTTGGAAGTTGGACATTATCAGCGAAGAGAAGTTCCGCCGCATGGAAGAAGAATCCATGACTGCGCTGTCCTTAATAGAAGGGGTCGATGAGGAGCTGCCGCGAGCGATGTACCGGCACGGCTTTCGCAGTCTCGACGAGATTGTCGGCGCGAAAGACGATGAACTTTCATCCATCACGGGCATTTCGGGGGACGCGCCCTTAGCCGATTTTCGTCGGCGCGCATCTGAAGCGATGGAGACCTATCGGCATAGGGGGCTTAAGAAGGCCGCAGCCGACGGGCAGCCCATCGATGAGGTAGGGCGATTCTTGTTGGTGCGTGGGGTGACGCAGGCGATGGCGGAATCCCTATTGAGGGGTGGCTACCGCAGTGTTGAGGATGTCGAACGTGAAGCGGATCCAGACCGCTTGGCCATCAAGACTGGGCTCGACAACAAACGGGCACATGCCGTCAAGTCCGCGGTGGCACAGTTTCTAAAGTCAGAGTGGCCAGAGATTCAAGAGGCTCAGCGCACGGTGCAAGAGGCCCAAGCCCAAGCCCAGGCTGAGGAAGAGACCTCCAAACGTGCTCAGGCTGAGGGCGTCGCATCAGCGATAGCCGAGCATGCGCCCATGCAAGAGGATAGCATGTCACTAGAACCCACTTCCAAGGAGACATGA
- the truB gene encoding tRNA pseudouridine(55) synthase TruB, translating to MTLTGIPLPSCILLVDKSAGMTSHDVVRKLRRLLGIKRIGHAGTLDPMATGLLIMGIGQGTKLLPYLMAHKKTYQAQVRLGMETDTLDSEGEPVQHGPVPPLSTRRIAEVLASFTGKISQEPPVFSALKRDGVALYKRARRGEKIEVSSREVEAFALAARLLDPSTLECELVVGQGFYVRSFARDIGRALGTFGHLAMLRRTRSGIFDVSQALNLRALEADAAAWTSAKAALTARTIALGAACAGLAEVVLSGQGVLDAQHGKLLGMEACQEGSWGEIPEHVPLALFGPGRALVAIAERKANCIKVRRGFSPEALAGLKQGTVSF from the coding sequence ATGACCCTGACCGGGATCCCGCTGCCTAGCTGCATTCTGCTTGTCGACAAGTCCGCTGGGATGACCTCTCACGATGTTGTTCGGAAGCTCCGACGTCTGCTCGGCATCAAGCGGATCGGGCATGCGGGCACGCTGGATCCCATGGCAACGGGGCTTCTAATCATGGGGATAGGGCAGGGGACGAAGCTTTTGCCCTATCTCATGGCGCATAAGAAAACCTATCAAGCGCAAGTGCGGCTGGGAATGGAAACCGACACGCTCGATTCAGAAGGCGAGCCCGTGCAACACGGTCCGGTTCCGCCCCTAAGCACTCGTAGGATCGCCGAGGTGCTGGCCTCGTTTACCGGCAAAATATCCCAAGAACCTCCGGTATTTAGTGCTCTTAAACGAGATGGAGTCGCGCTTTATAAACGCGCACGACGGGGTGAGAAAATAGAGGTCTCATCGCGGGAGGTCGAGGCGTTCGCGCTCGCAGCGCGCCTATTGGATCCGAGCACGTTGGAATGCGAGTTGGTGGTAGGCCAGGGGTTTTATGTCAGATCATTTGCGCGGGACATCGGCCGAGCCCTTGGGACCTTCGGGCATCTTGCTATGCTCCGTCGCACACGCAGCGGCATTTTCGACGTATCTCAGGCATTGAATCTGCGCGCATTGGAAGCGGATGCGGCAGCTTGGACTTCCGCGAAGGCAGCGCTTACGGCACGTACGATCGCTTTGGGTGCAGCATGCGCGGGCCTAGCGGAGGTCGTCTTGAGCGGGCAGGGCGTGTTGGATGCTCAGCATGGCAAGTTGTTGGGCATGGAGGCGTGTCAGGAAGGGTCATGGGGCGAGATTCCCGAGCATGTCCCATTGGCTCTCTTCGGGCCCGGCCGAGCGCTCGTAGCGATAGCCGAGCGCAAGGCAAATTGTATCAAAGTTAGACGCGGGTTTAGCCCAGAAGCATTGGCTGGACTGAAGCAGGGCACCGTTAGCTTTTGA
- the infB gene encoding translation initiation factor IF-2, translating to MAAKVRVYEIAKELDVDNRELVNRVASLGIPVRNHMSVLDAADVERVKRAFEKGKGHKVIEERIRPTVVRRRAVAKSEEPAAAVMEESASAPAKSEAPERSSRPEVADSLGASSEASVTESSVPAPVSSGHKASTPASVRLGHVNLPPGVIARGSAAAPSALPPSANAVSRIVSQNAPANRVSDGPRRRELGRAALGPSGRQAQGGRPMRRKQAAGKKGQKTEITTPSAQKRVIRIEGEVGLQPLASRMSLKSTDLLMKLMQLGMTNVNINTTLDTDTAKIIANEFGYEVENVAKSETDLITEARGAFRDQEQDWVSRSPVITIMGHVDHGKTSLLDKIRATDVAAREAGGITQHIGAYRVETKHGKVVFLDTPGHEAFTAMRARGAQATDIVILVCAADDGVMPQTREAANHAKDAEVPIVVAINKMDRPDARPDVIKNELAAEGLQPEDWGGEVQYVEVSAKTGAGLDQLLDSVLLQAEMLDLKANPGVPAHGTVLEAYLDRGRGPVANVLVQNGTLRAGDVVVVGNAWGKVRAMTDDRGKSVAEAGPATPVEVLGLSEMPNAGDALHVVTNSKKAQEIADARKQQSVSKAPVAKIGLDKLHEMMLSGDALELKLVVKADVQGSIEALEKALTDLSSEKVKVNVIHTGVGGITENDVILASASNAIVVGFNVRPAGNAGQTAKKENVDVRLYSIIYEAVDEVKKAMTGLLKPTFTEKSLGRAEVRQTFGIPKIGTIAGCFVLEGKMSRGAKIRVTRDSVNVWEGQMRSLRRFKDDAKEVAAGYECGIGLEGFNDVKAGDILECYEMQEVAGTL from the coding sequence ATGGCAGCGAAGGTGCGAGTATACGAAATAGCTAAAGAGCTCGATGTCGATAACCGCGAGCTGGTTAACCGCGTGGCGTCGTTGGGAATTCCTGTCCGTAACCACATGAGCGTCCTAGATGCCGCGGATGTGGAGCGGGTCAAACGCGCCTTCGAGAAAGGTAAAGGCCACAAGGTTATCGAAGAGCGGATCCGTCCTACCGTCGTAAGGCGAAGGGCTGTGGCGAAGAGCGAAGAGCCCGCCGCTGCAGTTATGGAGGAATCTGCTTCGGCTCCGGCTAAGAGCGAGGCGCCTGAACGGTCCTCGCGCCCCGAGGTTGCGGATTCCTTGGGTGCATCGTCCGAGGCTTCCGTCACAGAGAGCAGCGTTCCTGCACCAGTCAGCAGCGGGCATAAAGCATCGACGCCCGCATCGGTTCGGCTCGGACATGTCAATCTGCCCCCGGGTGTGATTGCGCGCGGCAGTGCCGCAGCTCCGAGTGCCCTGCCTCCTTCTGCGAATGCCGTCTCAAGGATCGTGTCACAGAACGCCCCGGCAAATCGCGTGAGCGACGGACCGCGCCGGAGGGAGCTGGGACGTGCAGCGCTCGGACCAAGTGGACGGCAGGCGCAGGGGGGACGCCCTATGCGCCGCAAGCAGGCAGCCGGCAAGAAGGGACAAAAGACCGAGATAACGACGCCCAGCGCACAAAAGCGGGTCATTCGTATCGAAGGAGAAGTCGGGCTTCAGCCATTGGCGTCGCGCATGAGCTTAAAGTCCACCGACCTACTGATGAAACTCATGCAACTTGGCATGACCAACGTGAACATCAACACGACTTTGGACACCGACACCGCCAAGATCATCGCCAATGAATTTGGCTACGAGGTCGAAAACGTCGCCAAGAGTGAGACCGATTTGATCACCGAGGCTCGCGGAGCGTTCAGGGATCAAGAGCAGGACTGGGTAAGCCGCTCGCCCGTGATCACGATCATGGGACATGTCGATCATGGAAAGACTTCATTGCTTGACAAGATTCGAGCCACTGACGTGGCGGCGCGCGAGGCCGGCGGTATCACGCAACACATCGGTGCTTATCGAGTAGAAACGAAGCATGGCAAAGTGGTGTTTTTGGATACGCCGGGCCATGAGGCCTTTACAGCGATGCGGGCGCGCGGAGCTCAGGCGACAGACATCGTTATTTTGGTATGTGCCGCTGACGATGGCGTGATGCCGCAGACACGAGAGGCGGCCAATCACGCCAAAGACGCTGAGGTGCCCATCGTCGTAGCCATCAACAAGATGGATCGCCCGGATGCTCGTCCGGACGTGATCAAAAATGAACTTGCGGCTGAGGGTTTGCAGCCAGAAGATTGGGGAGGCGAGGTGCAGTACGTCGAAGTCTCCGCCAAAACCGGCGCGGGTCTCGACCAACTTCTCGACTCGGTTTTGCTTCAGGCAGAAATGCTGGACCTCAAAGCGAACCCTGGCGTACCTGCCCATGGCACGGTCCTCGAGGCGTATCTTGATCGAGGGCGGGGTCCGGTGGCCAACGTCTTGGTTCAGAACGGGACGCTGCGTGCGGGGGATGTTGTGGTCGTCGGCAACGCCTGGGGCAAAGTTCGCGCAATGACAGACGATCGCGGCAAGTCTGTTGCTGAAGCCGGACCCGCGACGCCGGTCGAGGTATTGGGACTCTCGGAAATGCCCAACGCGGGGGACGCCTTGCACGTGGTGACCAACAGCAAGAAGGCACAGGAGATTGCAGACGCTCGCAAGCAACAGTCAGTCAGCAAGGCCCCGGTGGCCAAGATTGGGCTCGACAAGCTGCACGAGATGATGCTGAGCGGAGATGCATTGGAGCTCAAGTTGGTCGTTAAGGCCGATGTTCAGGGTTCGATCGAGGCACTCGAGAAGGCGCTCACCGACCTTTCATCCGAAAAAGTGAAAGTTAACGTCATTCACACCGGCGTGGGCGGCATCACGGAAAACGACGTAATCTTGGCGAGTGCCTCAAACGCAATCGTCGTAGGCTTCAACGTGCGTCCTGCGGGTAATGCTGGGCAAACCGCCAAAAAAGAGAACGTCGATGTGCGGCTCTACAGCATCATTTACGAAGCCGTCGATGAAGTGAAAAAGGCGATGACCGGCTTGCTGAAGCCCACCTTCACCGAGAAGTCGCTGGGCCGCGCCGAAGTGCGACAAACCTTTGGTATCCCAAAAATTGGTACGATTGCGGGATGCTTTGTCCTTGAGGGCAAGATGTCGCGCGGCGCAAAAATCCGTGTCACCCGTGATTCAGTAAATGTGTGGGAGGGCCAGATGCGGTCGCTGCGTCGCTTTAAGGACGACGCCAAAGAAGTGGCGGCAGGATACGAATGCGGCATTGGTCTTGAAGGCTTCAACGACGTCAAAGCCGGTGACATTTTGGAATGTTACGAGATGCAAGAGGTAGCCGGCACCCTGTGA
- a CDS encoding EAL domain-containing protein produces MSTPTLLDGVIRLNQLHVVFQPIVELPTGKVFAYEALVRCKDSRLANPHALFAEAIKEHRCGELGRKIREMAVRSCSGWPLFLNIHPNELDEGWLVRPDDPIFLHESPVYLEITESVPITHFAFCHGMLREIRGKGVQVAVDDLGAGYSNLRYIADLSPEVVKLDRSLITGLTHTNRLFNLVRSLVSLCQDMGAHVVAEGIETADELHAVIDTGARFAQGYFLARPGYPLPRVNSSLVPKRPSVKS; encoded by the coding sequence ATGTCCACCCCGACCTTGCTCGATGGCGTCATCCGCTTGAACCAGCTGCACGTAGTGTTTCAACCCATCGTGGAGCTGCCGACCGGTAAAGTGTTTGCGTACGAAGCGCTCGTACGGTGCAAAGACAGCCGCCTGGCCAATCCGCACGCCCTTTTTGCCGAAGCCATCAAAGAGCACCGATGCGGCGAGCTCGGCCGAAAAATTCGTGAGATGGCGGTACGCTCGTGTTCGGGTTGGCCATTGTTTCTGAATATCCATCCCAACGAGCTTGACGAGGGGTGGTTGGTGCGGCCCGATGACCCAATATTTCTACATGAATCTCCCGTCTATCTCGAAATCACCGAATCAGTGCCCATCACACACTTCGCCTTCTGTCATGGCATGCTGAGAGAGATAAGGGGCAAGGGTGTGCAGGTCGCTGTGGACGACTTGGGAGCTGGGTACTCCAACCTTCGCTACATTGCCGACTTGTCACCCGAGGTAGTGAAGCTCGATCGCTCTTTGATCACCGGTCTTACGCATACCAATCGCCTGTTTAACCTTGTGCGCTCGCTCGTGAGCCTGTGCCAAGATATGGGCGCACACGTGGTCGCTGAGGGGATTGAAACAGCAGATGAGCTCCATGCTGTCATCGATACTGGCGCAAGGTTCGCGCAGGGCTACTTCTTGGCGCGCCCGGGCTATCCACTGCCTCGCGTAAACTCTTCCCTCGTGCCCAAGCGCCCCAGCGTCAAAAGCTAA
- a CDS encoding sulfatase-like hydrolase/transferase has product MLAFSTVRIPVMYGLVLGTLAGWLNALQDGLAMGFWLYAWQDRLGFLWRVVALNGGMGALLGLALGVFGSVLLRTGRWLVWRLLPQRAAWCERWLWSAPLLLLVAPWASITGYLLFTGGKMSKIPQRELWMGLSALILTALAQAAIVVGRQLADWAHRGPRARAMWTALFVIGVQTAVCKSNQYVLPNLYGYLHHSLSGVAFLLGGLAAWCALFHPRARLPTRCLSKCHLAMWGALPVALLLGFMVSLPHNENARAALLDPRAASSRTLMKLIGPALSDRRMNNEYAYAARRAQAARGRLTSHQGQGLGLTVVPAAHILLITVDALRPDHLGTYGYSRPTSPYIDDLAKSSWVFERAYTQTPHSSFAIASLMTSEYLYLVADLGRPLPEATLASRLAQAGYRTAAFYTLGIFHTQGQRLALYQDNAFGFKLHDHEVREAEALSTRVMEEIDRVVEAGEPPSLLWAHYFDVHEPYQATTFGTADSARYDSEILEVDTAVKRLIDHATKRFSRQVIVVLTADHGEEFRDHGGVYHGSTLYDEQVRVPLIVHVPGAAPRRIGVPVELIDLSPTLINLVGFSIPSTMRGMDMRPLAEGRERAVHPVFSAVSYQHMVVRWPYKLIADLRYNAHELYNLVHDPRERRNLADTERARVVDLRGEIHAWLDAVTKPPGEHASTDPYELALARGRLGNRESLPVLIEILQRKSLPKERRRDAAQLLGTLADNRAVPSLRKAMADHDPSVAQEAAIALGRLYQPQARGALLRLLSREEDPDVRARAAIALGRLRERAAVPALIEGLDSTSRDSERIETIRWLGRLRDRQAVEPLIDLLPNVQLRSFVAIALGYLGDRRALEPLLERLANEHSASIRDNIVRALGLLHAPEALAPLLKAAQKEPSLANATESLVRLGALSRGLIGGADMDKPAWSDPPFARCHTMPFYDDWQFSQRTSCDTAKPNFSLSLPLSNALFQASKSITLVLRARRLDASSPCTLTLRIGSYLLKPASVDHAWKEVRWTVPIEKLRPGNNALAVRVTPEDARLGIDHALFLPH; this is encoded by the coding sequence ATGTTGGCATTCTCCACGGTTCGTATCCCTGTGATGTACGGCTTGGTGCTCGGCACGCTCGCCGGCTGGTTGAACGCGCTACAGGACGGGCTGGCCATGGGGTTTTGGCTCTACGCCTGGCAAGATCGCTTGGGATTTCTTTGGCGGGTCGTGGCGCTCAATGGAGGCATGGGAGCGTTACTCGGGCTAGCGCTCGGTGTCTTCGGCAGTGTGCTCTTACGAACGGGGCGGTGGCTGGTTTGGCGCCTTCTCCCTCAGCGTGCCGCGTGGTGTGAGCGATGGCTCTGGTCTGCGCCCTTATTGTTGCTGGTGGCTCCTTGGGCATCCATTACTGGTTACCTATTGTTTACAGGGGGGAAGATGTCGAAAATCCCCCAACGCGAACTCTGGATGGGACTTAGCGCGCTCATCCTCACCGCATTGGCGCAAGCGGCAATCGTTGTGGGGCGACAGCTGGCCGATTGGGCACATCGCGGACCCCGTGCGCGAGCGATGTGGACTGCGCTCTTTGTGATTGGCGTGCAAACTGCCGTGTGTAAGTCAAATCAGTACGTCTTGCCGAATTTGTACGGGTACCTCCATCACTCGCTGAGCGGGGTGGCGTTTTTGCTGGGTGGCTTGGCTGCATGGTGCGCCCTTTTTCATCCGCGCGCCCGCCTCCCGACCCGATGTCTCTCGAAGTGCCACCTCGCGATGTGGGGGGCGCTACCAGTCGCACTTTTGCTCGGTTTCATGGTGAGTTTGCCTCACAATGAGAATGCGCGAGCCGCACTTTTAGATCCGCGTGCCGCCTCCTCTCGCACCCTCATGAAGCTCATAGGGCCCGCCTTGAGCGATCGCCGCATGAATAATGAATACGCATATGCGGCCAGGCGCGCGCAGGCTGCCCGCGGGCGCTTAACTTCGCATCAAGGACAGGGGTTGGGACTTACCGTTGTTCCTGCTGCGCACATTTTGCTGATCACCGTAGACGCGCTTCGCCCAGACCATCTGGGAACATATGGTTATTCGCGCCCGACCTCCCCGTACATCGATGACTTGGCAAAGTCCTCTTGGGTCTTCGAGCGCGCGTATACGCAGACACCCCACTCAAGTTTCGCCATCGCCTCGTTAATGACCTCAGAGTATTTGTATCTGGTTGCGGACCTCGGCCGTCCCCTGCCAGAGGCAACGCTGGCGTCACGGCTCGCACAGGCGGGTTACCGCACTGCCGCATTTTACACGCTTGGCATCTTTCACACGCAAGGACAGCGTCTTGCGCTCTACCAGGACAATGCGTTTGGTTTCAAACTCCATGATCATGAAGTCAGGGAGGCGGAGGCACTAAGTACGCGCGTCATGGAAGAGATCGATCGCGTTGTTGAAGCAGGCGAGCCACCAAGCCTCCTTTGGGCGCACTACTTCGACGTCCATGAGCCGTATCAAGCGACTACGTTTGGGACAGCCGATTCGGCACGCTATGACAGTGAGATTCTTGAGGTCGATACTGCGGTCAAACGTTTGATCGATCACGCGACAAAACGCTTTTCGAGACAGGTCATCGTTGTGCTAACCGCCGACCACGGTGAGGAATTCCGGGATCATGGTGGAGTTTACCATGGTTCCACCCTGTATGATGAACAGGTGCGCGTGCCTTTGATTGTGCACGTGCCCGGTGCGGCCCCACGCCGTATCGGAGTGCCCGTGGAACTTATTGACCTGTCTCCCACGCTCATCAATCTGGTCGGGTTCTCAATTCCCTCGACCATGCGGGGCATGGACATGCGCCCCTTGGCCGAGGGGCGCGAACGCGCCGTCCATCCCGTATTCTCCGCGGTCAGTTATCAGCACATGGTGGTACGGTGGCCCTACAAGCTCATTGCGGACTTACGCTACAATGCCCATGAATTATACAACTTAGTCCACGATCCGCGCGAACGGCGTAACCTCGCCGACACTGAGCGCGCTCGTGTCGTCGATTTGCGCGGGGAAATCCACGCTTGGCTGGATGCAGTCACCAAGCCTCCCGGGGAACACGCCTCGACTGATCCTTATGAGTTGGCGCTGGCAAGGGGGCGGTTGGGAAACCGGGAGTCACTTCCAGTCTTGATCGAAATCCTTCAGCGCAAATCGCTGCCAAAAGAGAGGCGTCGCGATGCCGCCCAGTTACTGGGTACCTTGGCGGACAATCGTGCAGTGCCCAGCTTGCGCAAAGCAATGGCTGATCACGATCCCAGCGTGGCCCAAGAAGCGGCCATCGCCCTCGGCCGTTTGTATCAACCCCAAGCGCGAGGCGCCCTGCTGAGGCTGCTTTCGCGCGAAGAGGACCCTGATGTGCGCGCGCGTGCCGCGATTGCTTTGGGACGCTTACGTGAGCGTGCCGCGGTCCCTGCGCTCATTGAGGGGCTCGATTCGACCTCTCGGGACTCCGAGCGTATCGAGACAATCCGTTGGCTAGGACGACTACGTGACCGGCAAGCCGTCGAGCCGCTGATCGATCTGTTGCCGAACGTGCAGCTACGATCGTTTGTGGCCATCGCTCTTGGGTATCTCGGCGACCGCCGGGCGCTTGAGCCTTTGCTTGAGCGGCTCGCCAACGAGCACAGCGCTAGTATTCGCGACAACATCGTCAGAGCGCTTGGACTGCTGCACGCACCAGAAGCCCTTGCGCCTTTGCTGAAAGCCGCTCAGAAAGAGCCATCCTTGGCCAACGCGACGGAGAGTTTGGTACGGTTAGGGGCGCTCTCTCGCGGGTTGATCGGCGGCGCTGACATGGACAAACCCGCTTGGTCTGACCCTCCCTTCGCGCGCTGCCACACCATGCCGTTCTACGACGACTGGCAGTTCAGCCAACGAACCTCGTGCGATACCGCGAAGCCTAACTTCTCTCTCTCATTGCCGTTATCGAATGCTCTCTTTCAGGCGTCGAAATCGATAACTCTTGTTCTGCGTGCGCGCCGTCTCGATGCCAGTTCGCCATGCACGCTTACGCTTCGCATCGGGTCTTACCTTCTCAAGCCCGCTTCGGTCGACCACGCATGGAAAGAGGTGCGGTGGACGGTGCCCATAGAAAAATTGCGACCCGGGAATAATGCCCTCGCTGTCCGCGTGACCCCCGAAGATGCCCGGCTGGGCATCGATCACGCGTTATTCCTGCCTCATTAG
- a CDS encoding class I SAM-dependent methyltransferase, with protein MTSTQQEIEVGYDISNEFFRLWLDEQMHYTSASYLTGEETLEQAQLQKCKILYDYAEMSPDKLVLDIGCGWGANLEYHVMRGTKRAHGITLSTAQIEEIEGRKLPGVSAILCDYKDYAPTEKYDALQSIEMIDHLCSPEQASEGLAVDLYRAYFRKCAQWVKPGAHFGFQAILRNRVPRSRKDLEDLAFTADVIFPGGLNPRLEELICAVSPYWEVVEMRTQRESYGRTTGEWLKRMQAHEATIRERWGDKVYDDYDRYLSTCVRAFANHWSSDVQMKLRQIRD; from the coding sequence ATGACGTCAACTCAGCAGGAAATCGAAGTCGGCTACGATATCTCCAACGAATTCTTCCGTCTGTGGCTGGATGAGCAGATGCACTATACGTCGGCCAGCTATCTGACAGGAGAGGAAACGCTGGAGCAAGCTCAGCTTCAAAAGTGCAAGATTTTATACGATTATGCGGAGATGTCGCCGGATAAACTCGTCCTCGACATTGGTTGCGGCTGGGGTGCTAATCTAGAGTATCACGTCATGCGAGGGACGAAACGCGCGCATGGCATCACGCTTTCCACCGCTCAGATTGAGGAGATCGAGGGGCGCAAGCTTCCTGGGGTATCGGCAATTCTATGTGACTATAAGGATTATGCGCCGACGGAAAAATACGATGCATTGCAGTCCATTGAGATGATTGACCATCTGTGTTCGCCTGAGCAGGCCAGCGAGGGTCTCGCCGTGGACCTGTATCGGGCATACTTTCGCAAGTGTGCGCAATGGGTGAAGCCCGGGGCGCATTTCGGTTTCCAAGCTATTTTGCGAAACCGTGTGCCGCGCAGCCGCAAGGATCTAGAGGATTTGGCGTTCACGGCCGACGTTATTTTTCCAGGCGGGCTCAACCCGCGGCTTGAGGAGCTCATTTGCGCGGTATCCCCCTATTGGGAGGTCGTAGAGATGCGCACCCAGCGGGAGAGCTACGGTCGAACAACCGGCGAATGGCTCAAGCGCATGCAGGCACATGAAGCAACCATTCGCGAGCGCTGGGGCGATAAAGTGTACGACGATTACGACCGCTATTTGAGCACCTGCGTGCGCGCCTTTGCCAACCATTGGTCGAGCGATGTGCAAATGAAACTTCGGCAGATACGAGACTAA